The proteins below come from a single Miscanthus floridulus cultivar M001 chromosome 1, ASM1932011v1, whole genome shotgun sequence genomic window:
- the LOC136548572 gene encoding protein MOS2-like, whose product MEKEKKLSFSISSSKQRPPKPPPRPAAAAYDDDADLRSPPAPAQQYVTEFDPSQTLAASAAARAVIAPLPNSGNFLTHRPRKPSSLPTPEEEAALAAESGGGGPAFVLDTSTAPDDPSSKIGYGLTRRNGPTDATAAAAKESEKAPPPPPPSATADAAAAGNLMLQRYKEDMDVLPEHRGMDEFNEVPVEGFGAALLAGYGWTEGKGIGRNNKTGDTKVVEYDRRAGTQGLGYNPSEADPRKTRSGDWIVGEKKASENGSAKRRDRDSRNRMEERDSSARKKRSSEQRSEKEGCEKVRNGRGSGEGTSNASDTRSNVNNVRWLQSHIRVRIVSQKLSKRLYLMKGKVVDVVGPTTCDIMMDDGSELVQGVEQDMLETVLPRTNGRVLVLYGKHKGLYGHLVEKNSEEEIGLVEDADTKDIVRVRYDQMAEYTGDPELLGY is encoded by the coding sequence atggaaaaggagaagaagctcTCGTTCTCCATCTCCTCCTCGAAGCAGCGGCCGCCCAAGCCTCCCCCACGCCCTGCGGCCGCCGCGTACGACGATGACGCTGACCTCCGTTCCCCGCCCGCTCCGGCCCAGCAGTATGTTACAGAGTTCGATCCGTCCCAAACCCTAGCTGCCTCCGCCGCGGCGCGCGCCGTCATCGCGCCGCTCCCCAACTCCGGCAACTTCCTCACCCACCGCCCCCGCAAACCGTCCTCGCTCCCCACCCCTGAGGAGGAGGCCGCCCTCGCCGCGGAATCCGGTGGCGGGGGCCCCGCCTTCGTCCTTGACACCTCGACCGCCCCCGACGACCCGTCATCGAAAATCGGCTACGGCCTCACTCGCCGCAACGGCCCCACCgacgctactgctgctgctgccaagGAATCGGAGAaggcgccaccaccgccaccgccttcgGCCACTGCTGATGCTGCCGCCGCCGGCAACCTCATGCTGCAGCGGTACAAGGAGGATATGGACGTTCTTCCGGAGCACCGTGGCATGGACGAGTTCAATGAGGTACCCGTGGAGGGATTCGGCGCGGCGCTCCTTGCTGGATACGGCTGGACGGAAGGTAAGGGCATTGGTAGGAACAATAAGACAGGGGATACCAAAGTTGTTGAATACGACCGCCGTGCTGGCACACAGGGGTTAGGCTACAACCCCTCTGAAGCAGACCCTCGGAAGACTCGTTCTGGCGACTGGATTGTTGGCGAGAAGAAGGCGTCAGAGAACGGGAGTGCGAAGAGGAGAGATCGAGACAGTAGAAATAGGATGGAAGAGAGGGATTCTAGTGCTCGGAAGAAGAGATCTAGTGAGCAAAGGTCTGAGAAAGAGGGCTGTGAAAAGGTGAGGAATGGCCGGGGTAGCGGAGAAGGCACAAGTAATGCAAGCGATACTCGTAGCAATGTAAACAATGTACGGTGGTTGCAGAGCCATATCAGGGTTCGGATTGTTAGTCAGAAACTAAGCAAGAGGCTGTACTTGATGAAGGGTAAGGTTGTCGATGTGGTGGGGCCTACAACATGTGACATCATGATGGATGATGGGTCAGAGTTGGTGCAGGGGGTGGAGCAGGATATGCTCGAAACTGTACTTCCACGGACGAACGGGCGGGTGCTTGTGCTTTATGGGAAGCACAAGGGTTTATATGGGCACCTGGTAGAGAAGAATTCCGAAGAAGAGATCGGATTGGTGGAGGATGCAGATACAAAGGATATTGTACGTGTTAGATATGACCAGATGGCAGAATACACTGGTGATCCAGAGTTGCTTGGCTACTGA
- the LOC136502781 gene encoding uncharacterized protein, with the protein MQAYCAMVRRLENKFDGLELNHVARKFNEAVDELAKMASARTPAPPNVFARDIHKPSVDYASATEEDPSAEPTAGPEAPSAAETPSAEPEAMAIDVEPPKADQGTDWRVPLLDRLVRGELPADRTEARRLARRAKTYVLCDGELYRRSPSGILQQCITTEAGQSLLWDLHAGVCGHHAAPRTLVGNAFRQGFYWPTAVADATKLVRTCEGCQYYARQTHLPAQALQTIPITWPFAVWGLDIFTGRKFLTFCDDHHIRVAWSAVGHPRTNGQVERANGMILQGLKPRIFNQLKKFGKKWLAELPSVIWSLRNT; encoded by the exons atgcaggcatactgcgcgatggtacgtcgtctggagaacaagttcgacggtctcgaactcaaccacgttgcacgaaagttcaacgaggccgtggacgaactggcaaagatggcgtcggcacgaaccccggcccctccgaacgtcttcgccagagacatccacaagccatccgtcgactacgcctcggcgacggaagaggacccatcggccgagcccaccgcagggcccgaggccccctctgccgccgagaccccgtcagccgagcccgaggccatggcgattgacgtagagcctcccaaggccgaccaaggaacggactggcgagtccctctccttgatcgcctcgtccgaggagagcttcctgctgacagaaccgaagcccgacggcttgcgcgacgcgccaagacttacgtcctctgcgacggcgagttatataggcgcagcccatctggtattctccaacaatgcatcaccaccgaggctggccaatccttactttgggacttacacgcgggagtctgcgggcaccacgcggcgcctcggacgctcgtgggtaacgccttccgccaaggtttctattggccaacagcggtggccgacgccacaaagctagtacgcacctgcgagggatgccagtactatgctcgacagacgcacctcccggcccaagccctccaaaccatccccatcacatggccattcgctgtgtggggactggacat attcaccggtcgcaagttcctaacgttctgcgacgaccaccacatccgggtggcctggtcggccgtagggcacccaaggacgaatggccaagtagaacgtgccaacggcatgatcctacaaggccttaagccaagaatattcaaccagttaaagaagtttggcaagaaatggcttgccgaactcccgtcagtcatctggagcctaagaaatacc
- the LOC136502791 gene encoding serine/threonine-protein kinase WAG1-like — protein sequence MHMELAPPLPPMDVAHHRHDPAPFSPLSSDAALSPHFPPALANAGPGALDLSFTSTASASTSSFTTATTFSARSSLSLPSFSSSTSLSPRPHSSSASPHWAHLAAARAATPDGVLRLAHLHLVRELGHGHLARVFLCRLKSSQPSSPLFALKVVDLRDDDPSRVSHVLAESRVLSSLDHPFVPTLYARLDAGRYACFLMDYCSGGDLHAVLRRRPGARLPVAAAKFYAAEVLLAIEYLHALGFVYRDLKPENVLLRGDGHVVLSDFDLALPASVEPAVRLRQVRKQSRRRRINTLLLPSCFSGPRNGGDDDEEEIDAKERFEFVAEPTAASSKDCVGTHEYLAPELVSGSGHGNGVDWWAFGVFLYELVYGRTPFKGHTKEATLKNILSKQVAYLQLDGEAADASQLRDLVGRLLERDPRRRMGATRGAAEIKRHPFFAGVDWALIRCVAPPVVPDKDAAAPAGGDGKAAKLGSWSSMSSNCSSKKRKSSSFGRRSNCEERQGVFRKLMSWSQESRSNKIKTTNRVK from the coding sequence ATGCACATGGAActagcgccgccgctgccgccaatGGACGTCGCCCACCACCGCCACGACCCCGCGCCCTTCTCCCCGCTCTCCTCCGACGCCGCCCTCTCCCCGCACTTCCCTCCCGCGCTCGCGAACGCCGGCCCCGGCGCGCTGGACCTGTCCttcacctccaccgcctccgcctccacctcgtccttcaccaccgccaccaccttcAGCGCGCGGAGCTCGCTGTCGCTGccgtccttctcctcctccacgtCGCTCTCCCCGCGCCCGCACTCCTCCTCCGCGTCCCCGCATTGGGCGCACCTCGCCGCGGCGCGCGCCGCCACGCCCGACGGCGTGCTCCGCCTCGCGCACCTCCACCTCGTCCGCGAGCTCGGCCACGGCCACCTCGCGCGCGTCTTCCTCTGCCGCCTCAAGAGCTCCCAGCCGTCGTCCCCGCTCTTCGCGCTCAAGGTCGTCGACCTCCGCGACGACGACCCGTCCCGCGTCTCCCACGTGCTCGCCGAGTCGCGCGTCCTCTCCTCGCTCGACCACCCCTTCGTGCCCACGCTCTACGCGCGCCTTGACGCGGGGCGCTACGCCTGCTTCCTCATGGACTACTGCTCCGGGGGGGACCTGCACGcggtgctccgccgccgcccgGGCGCCCGCCTGCCCGTCGCCGCCGCCAAGTTCTACGCCGCGGAGGTGCTGCTCGCGATCGAGTACCTCCACGCGCTCGGCTTCGTGTACCGCGACCTCAAGCCCGAGAACGTCCTCCTCCGGGGCGACGGCCATGTCGTGCTCTCCGACTTCGACCTCGCGCTCCCGGCGTCCGTGGAGCCCGCCGTCCGCCTCCGGCAGGTGCGGAAGCAGAGCCGCCGCAGGAGGATCAACACCCTGCTTCTTCCATCATGCTTCTCTGGCCCCCGCaatggcggcgacgacgacgaagaGGAGATCGACGCCAAGGAGCGGTTCGAGTTCGTGGCCGAGCCGACGGCGGCGAGCTCCAAGGACTGCGTGGGCACACACGAGTACCTCGCGCCGGAGCTCGTGAGCGGGAGCGGCCACGGCAACGGCGTCGACTGGTGGGCCTTCGGCGTCTTCCTCTACGAGCTCGTCTACGGCCGCACGCCCTTCAAGGGCCACACCAAGGAGGCCACACTCAAAAACATCCTCTCCAAGCAGGTGGCCTACCTTCAGCTCGACGGCGAGGCCGCCGATGCCTCCCAGCTGCGGGACCTCGTCGGGCGGCTGCTCGAGCGTGACCCGCGCCGCCGCATGGGCGCCACGCGCGGCGCCGCCGAGATCAAGCGCCACCCGTTCTTCGCCGGCGTGGACTGGGCGCTCATACGGTGCGTGGCGCCACCGGTGGTGCCGGACAAGGACGCCGCCGCCCCCGCGGGCGGTGACGGGAAGGCGGCCAAGCTCGGGAGCTGGAGCAGCATGAGCAGCAACTGCAGCAGCAAGAAGCGGAAGAGCAGCAGCTTCGGGAGGAGATCCAACTGCGAGGAAAGGCAAGGGGTTTTCCGCAAGCTCATGAGTTGGAGCCAGGAGAGCCGATCCAACAAGATCAAGACGACCAACAGAGTAAAATGA